One genomic region from Gemmatimonadota bacterium encodes:
- a CDS encoding AAA family ATPase produces MRLHSLRIEGYKRMQSATVVFGDATFLIGPNNSGKTSVLSAIERLLSPNKQIPDIEYFCIRDEATGEQKPASGRIVLEAEFRNVLIEAKGWRGFKGRVREYEHDATKESGLCLTYRKTYELGKDVVVEVKSRTRTVAAAFEDIKTPQDLVDGGVDPAAVTSLYPDLAKKLTQASRALLEDLDEIWVLGDEETWVQNPGGIPQVVLARLPRFLLIPAGDSSHEMSSSGVLGKTLNELFEDVRAASDNYKKAQEHLDALAKELDPQDASSEFGKMLAELNEVIAGVFPESSIHANADLSDPNKSLKPTFTVTLSSNVRTPVDHQGTGTVRAAVFGVLRFRQRWMAKRQQNLNGRSLIIGFEEPELYLHPSAANQMRDTIYDLSLHDHQIVATTHSPFLIDISRKPRQVLNRFAVVSGGVQVQPFSVSDAFAALQDDDKDYVKMLLRIDDYIARVFFARRVVIVEGDTEDVIIRESLKRLDPATRQSAQAQTEVVKARGKASIIGLTRYLRALGMIPFVIHDLDSATPNAAKFNAPIAAAAGPENVAALAECIEDVLGYAPPSHEKPLTAFREATKWGQNWADVPKAWRDVMARAFHIPN; encoded by the coding sequence ATGCGCCTTCACTCACTTCGCATCGAGGGATACAAGCGGATGCAGTCCGCTACCGTGGTGTTCGGTGACGCCACGTTCCTCATCGGACCTAACAACTCGGGAAAAACCTCGGTTCTAAGCGCGATCGAGCGGCTTCTCTCGCCGAACAAGCAGATTCCAGACATCGAATACTTCTGCATCCGCGACGAAGCCACTGGGGAACAGAAGCCCGCTTCGGGCCGGATTGTGCTCGAAGCTGAGTTTCGAAACGTCCTGATTGAGGCGAAGGGTTGGCGCGGCTTTAAAGGCCGTGTTCGTGAGTACGAGCACGATGCTACCAAGGAGTCGGGTCTTTGCCTCACCTATCGCAAAACGTACGAGCTCGGCAAAGACGTCGTAGTTGAGGTGAAGAGTCGCACCCGCACTGTTGCCGCAGCATTCGAGGACATCAAGACGCCACAGGACCTCGTAGACGGTGGTGTCGACCCTGCGGCCGTGACAAGTCTTTATCCGGACCTGGCGAAGAAGCTCACGCAGGCTTCGCGGGCACTTCTGGAGGATCTGGATGAGATCTGGGTTCTTGGTGACGAGGAGACCTGGGTTCAGAATCCGGGCGGTATTCCGCAGGTCGTGCTGGCTCGTCTTCCTCGCTTTCTGCTAATTCCTGCGGGTGACTCGTCTCACGAGATGTCATCAAGTGGTGTTCTCGGGAAGACTCTGAACGAGCTGTTTGAGGATGTTCGCGCAGCCTCCGACAACTACAAGAAGGCGCAGGAGCATCTTGATGCGCTCGCAAAGGAGCTTGACCCGCAGGATGCCTCTTCCGAATTCGGCAAGATGCTTGCTGAACTCAACGAGGTCATCGCGGGAGTATTTCCGGAGTCCTCAATCCACGCAAATGCGGACCTCAGCGACCCAAACAAGTCCCTGAAGCCCACCTTTACGGTAACCCTATCGAGCAATGTGCGAACCCCGGTCGATCATCAAGGCACTGGCACAGTGCGCGCTGCCGTGTTCGGCGTACTCCGCTTCCGCCAGCGATGGATGGCTAAGCGGCAGCAGAATCTCAACGGACGCTCGCTGATTATCGGCTTCGAGGAACCTGAGTTGTACCTGCATCCTAGCGCAGCCAATCAGATGCGGGACACCATCTATGATCTGTCCTTGCACGACCATCAGATTGTAGCGACGACCCACTCGCCGTTTCTGATCGACATCTCACGCAAGCCACGTCAGGTCTTGAATCGGTTCGCTGTCGTCAGTGGCGGTGTTCAAGTCCAGCCCTTCTCTGTGTCGGACGCGTTCGCTGCGCTCCAGGATGATGACAAGGACTATGTGAAGATGTTGCTGCGTATCGACGACTACATCGCCCGTGTGTTCTTTGCGCGGCGGGTGGTAATTGTCGAAGGCGACACCGAGGACGTCATCATTCGGGAGTCTCTGAAGCGCCTTGACCCCGCGACGCGGCAGTCGGCCCAGGCACAGACCGAGGTGGTGAAAGCACGTGGCAAGGCGTCGATCATCGGCCTCACGCGATATCTCCGCGCTTTGGGGATGATTCCATTCGTTATCCATGACCTCGACTCCGCTACCCCGAACGCAGCCAAGTTCAACGCGCCCATTGCCGCTGCTGCGGGACCGGAGAATGTCGCCGCGCTTGCAGAGTGCATTGAGGACGTGCTCGGCTATGCCCCGCCCTCTCACGAGAAGCCGCTGACCGCTTTCCGCGAGGCGACAAAATGGGGGCAGAACTGGGCGGACGTCCCCAAGGCGTGGAGAGATGTTATGGCGCGCGCATTTCACATTCCCAACTGA
- a CDS encoding FRG domain-containing protein has protein sequence MTEPRAEGTDAQPRRIQTDRWELEDTGRGFLTMRLRSFAHFDAALRALDIIPNTFVWRGHARPEWRLESSLDRLRSRSGFAVSEQLTSTHLKRFQRGVRGRLPGGAPSVTQENDWWALGQHYGLATPLLDWSTSPVAAYFAYQSHQPADLRMRCVFGLSRFWCEDVSRGLLAGHSGASRAPVLEFVDPHVHDNARLIAQDGIFTRAPDGVTVDEWVRLHTRPDERYVHLLRIEVPAAERRPALHHLASMRLEHGALFPDVSGAAATANYWSGKARSVSAVLPPRSSSASCQGERGRGADDPVQSVARRELPMFKGGKLTRK, from the coding sequence ATGACGGAACCACGCGCCGAAGGGACAGATGCGCAGCCCCGGCGGATCCAGACAGATCGATGGGAGCTGGAGGACACGGGGAGGGGCTTCCTCACCATGCGCCTCCGCTCGTTCGCACACTTCGACGCTGCGCTCCGTGCACTCGATATCATTCCGAACACATTCGTGTGGCGAGGACACGCGAGACCCGAGTGGCGTCTGGAGTCGTCACTGGATCGCCTTCGATCGCGGTCCGGGTTCGCGGTTAGCGAACAGCTGACATCAACGCACCTCAAGCGGTTTCAGCGAGGCGTACGCGGTCGGCTTCCGGGAGGTGCGCCTTCCGTGACGCAAGAGAACGACTGGTGGGCTCTGGGACAGCACTATGGGCTCGCGACGCCTCTACTCGACTGGTCCACCTCACCGGTAGCGGCGTACTTTGCCTACCAGTCGCATCAACCGGCCGACCTTCGGATGCGCTGCGTATTCGGGTTGTCCCGATTCTGGTGCGAAGACGTTTCGCGCGGCCTACTTGCGGGACATTCAGGCGCGTCGCGGGCGCCGGTACTGGAGTTTGTCGATCCGCACGTGCACGACAATGCGCGACTTATCGCTCAGGACGGGATCTTCACACGCGCACCGGATGGCGTGACGGTCGACGAGTGGGTTCGGTTGCACACGAGGCCCGACGAGCGATACGTGCATTTGCTGAGGATTGAAGTGCCGGCGGCAGAGCGCAGGCCGGCACTTCACCACCTCGCTAGCATGCGCCTGGAGCATGGGGCTCTCTTCCCCGATGTCTCGGGTGCGGCTGCGACGGCCAACTACTGGTCTGGGAAAGCGAGGTCAGTATCCGCGGTTCTACCACCAAGAAGTAGTTCAGCCAGTTGTCAGGGCGAGCGCGGGCGAGGGGCGGACGATCCAGTGCAGAGTGTTGCCCGACGCGAGTTGCCGATGTTCAAAGGCGGGAAACTGACGCGAAAGTGA
- a CDS encoding 6-bladed beta-propeller → MRITGDVPDSLVRTLVVDLAVGEADGADELTFGRIGGIAVGRDGAMFVYDADQTVGLIRMYAPTGEYLRTVGAKGGGPGEYGQLNGFAVASSGDLLLWDGAGARVSRYAPDGTFKSSFRIPVTGMFMVNGLHVATDGTISLSAVVGRREVANGPPFPIPGFIRFDSLGALRDSVEHPQWTSVEPAALRVDSPDGTRRSLFNIPFAPGITTTLLRDGGFVGGYADRYAFTIVDAGAKPRQVMRDVAAVPVSETEATERRALIEQNAQRTDPSFSWTGPGIPATKPPFSSISVTEDGRLWVRVAQPAEVIPESELPPLRTDVVPTPVRLTTREPVAYDVYSADGALLGRVKVPPRTTVLRVRGDLVWGISRNQDDVEFATRFRVTPGFGEPR, encoded by the coding sequence GTGCGCATCACGGGCGACGTGCCGGACAGCCTTGTCCGCACGCTCGTGGTGGATCTCGCCGTGGGTGAGGCGGACGGCGCTGACGAACTGACGTTCGGTCGCATCGGCGGCATCGCGGTCGGCCGCGACGGGGCGATGTTCGTCTACGATGCCGACCAGACGGTCGGACTCATCCGCATGTACGCGCCGACGGGCGAGTACCTGCGCACCGTGGGCGCGAAGGGCGGGGGACCGGGCGAGTATGGCCAGCTGAACGGCTTCGCCGTCGCGAGCAGTGGCGATCTGCTGCTCTGGGACGGTGCCGGCGCGCGCGTCAGCCGCTATGCGCCGGACGGCACCTTCAAGAGCTCGTTCCGGATCCCGGTCACCGGGATGTTCATGGTGAATGGTCTGCACGTGGCCACGGACGGGACCATCTCGCTGAGCGCGGTGGTCGGCCGCCGGGAGGTCGCGAACGGTCCACCGTTCCCCATCCCCGGGTTCATCCGCTTCGATTCGCTCGGCGCGCTGCGCGATTCCGTCGAGCATCCGCAGTGGACGAGCGTCGAGCCGGCTGCCCTGCGTGTGGACAGCCCTGACGGCACCAGGCGATCCCTCTTCAATATCCCGTTCGCACCGGGCATCACCACCACGCTGCTGCGCGATGGTGGGTTCGTGGGCGGGTATGCGGATCGCTACGCCTTCACGATCGTCGATGCGGGCGCCAAGCCGCGCCAGGTGATGCGCGATGTCGCGGCCGTGCCGGTCTCCGAGACGGAGGCGACCGAACGCCGCGCGCTGATCGAGCAGAACGCACAGCGGACCGATCCGAGCTTCAGCTGGACCGGCCCCGGCATCCCCGCGACCAAGCCGCCGTTCAGCAGCATCTCGGTGACCGAGGACGGTCGCCTCTGGGTGCGCGTGGCGCAGCCCGCCGAGGTCATCCCCGAGAGCGAGCTTCCGCCGCTGCGCACCGATGTCGTACCGACGCCCGTCCGCCTGACCACGCGCGAGCCGGTCGCGTACGACGTCTACTCCGCCGACGGCGCGCTCCTCGGCCGCGTGAAGGTGCCGCCGCGGACCACAGTCCTGCGCGTGCGGGGGGACCTCGTCTGGGGGATCTCGCGCAACCAGGATGATGTGGAGTTCGCTACGCGGTTCCGTGTGACACCGGGCTTCGGGGAGCCCCGCTAG
- a CDS encoding energy transducer TonB, with translation MTRSRSLLALSLCSLLPFADTPAQGVLGGRVYFGATEQPLACIGVALVSASDSLISRTRTRADGTFDLMGPAAAGLYRLSFVGMGLEVIDTDTLRLDATTEFDLPFRLALTRSRGTLTSARRDQLGIELEPRPLRGGASLRYPPELLTDSIEGRVIVGYAIDTVGRVDPRTTVVLESSHPAFTASVRTTLGALRYQPAQYSGAPQCIFSTQEFVFALQRRR, from the coding sequence ATGACCAGGTCACGATCCCTGCTCGCCCTGTCCCTCTGCTCCCTCCTGCCGTTCGCCGACACCCCCGCGCAGGGCGTCCTCGGCGGCCGCGTGTACTTCGGCGCGACGGAACAGCCCCTCGCCTGCATCGGCGTCGCCCTGGTGTCAGCGTCGGATTCGCTGATCTCGCGCACCCGCACGCGCGCGGACGGGACGTTCGACCTGATGGGGCCCGCCGCGGCCGGCCTCTACCGGCTCTCGTTCGTCGGGATGGGGCTCGAGGTCATCGACACCGACACGCTGCGCCTCGATGCGACGACGGAGTTCGACCTCCCCTTCCGCCTCGCGCTCACCCGGTCGCGCGGGACCCTCACGTCGGCGCGGCGCGATCAACTCGGCATCGAGCTCGAACCCCGCCCGCTGCGGGGCGGCGCCTCGCTGCGGTACCCGCCGGAGCTGCTCACCGATTCCATCGAGGGCCGCGTCATCGTCGGATACGCGATCGACACCGTCGGCCGCGTCGATCCGCGAACGACAGTCGTTCTCGAGAGCTCGCACCCCGCCTTCACCGCCTCGGTCCGGACCACGCTCGGCGCCCTGCGCTATCAGCCCGCGCAGTACAGCGGCGCGCCGCAGTGCATCTTCTCGACGCAGGAGTTCGTCTTCGCGCTGCAGCGGCGCCGCTAG